A window of Candidatus Paceibacterota bacterium contains these coding sequences:
- a CDS encoding fatty acid desaturase CarF family protein translates to MAKIQQPNINEIRMKMDKTRQILRLFAFLSICLFFLLAVGKFFLHREYFSFLSFIAIFLGSLLVADFLSGVMHWTFDTWGSSKTFLVGPLFIRPFREHHVDEKSITHHSFIQASTSGTATVIPVCIAVLFIPLTGVISYSILLFVFLISVFVFLTNQIHKWAHMDAPPKIIMLLQNAHILLPRQDHHIHHIEPFTQSYAITTGWTNPFFTKFQFFRHAERIITRITGAIPRADDIGVEAAKELMEKGN, encoded by the coding sequence ATGGCCAAAATTCAACAGCCAAATATAAACGAGATTCGGATGAAGATGGACAAAACGAGGCAAATCCTCCGCCTTTTCGCCTTTCTTTCTATCTGCCTATTCTTCCTTTTGGCAGTGGGAAAATTCTTTCTGCATAGAGAATATTTCTCATTCCTCTCTTTTATCGCAATCTTTTTGGGAAGCCTCCTCGTTGCCGATTTCCTCTCCGGAGTAATGCACTGGACTTTCGATACCTGGGGTTCTTCAAAAACTTTTCTCGTCGGCCCGCTTTTTATTCGGCCATTTCGTGAACATCATGTAGATGAGAAATCCATTACTCACCACTCTTTCATCCAAGCGAGCACGAGTGGAACTGCGACCGTCATTCCTGTCTGCATTGCCGTGCTTTTCATTCCACTCACCGGAGTAATTTCCTATTCAATACTTTTGTTCGTCTTTCTTATCTCGGTTTTTGTCTTTCTCACCAATCAAATTCATAAATGGGCGCATATGGATGCTCCGCCAAAAATCATTATGCTCCTGCAAAACGCTCACATACTCCTACCGCGCCAAGACCATCACATTCACCACATCGAGCCGTTCACCCAAAGCTACGCAATTACAACCGGCTGGACGAATCCATTTTTTACCAAGTTTCAATTTTTCAGACACGCAGAAAGAATAATCACGCGTATCACAGGAGCAATCCCCCGTGCTGATGATATTGGGGTTGAAGCGGCGAAAGAGCTGATGGAAAAGGGAAATTAA
- the idi gene encoding isopentenyl-diphosphate Delta-isomerase, translating to MEEHIILVDEKDNPIGEEGKLSAHLAGKLHRCFSIFVFNSKGEMLLQRRAKGKYHSGGLWTNACCGHPRPGEETEKAAHRRLKEEIGFDCPLKEVFSFTYKADLDHGIREHEFDHVFLGKFDGEVKINPEEAEDFKWISPAALREDVKKNPGTYTYWFRIAFERTIRFLK from the coding sequence ATGGAAGAACATATCATACTTGTTGACGAGAAAGATAATCCTATCGGCGAAGAGGGGAAGCTTTCCGCGCATTTAGCGGGGAAACTTCACCGCTGTTTTTCCATTTTTGTGTTTAATTCTAAAGGTGAGATGCTTCTCCAAAGGCGAGCGAAAGGAAAGTACCATTCCGGAGGGCTTTGGACAAATGCTTGTTGCGGGCATCCTCGTCCCGGTGAAGAGACAGAGAAAGCGGCACATCGCCGTCTAAAAGAAGAAATTGGTTTCGATTGCCCGCTCAAGGAGGTTTTTAGTTTTACCTACAAAGCGGACCTTGACCATGGAATTCGGGAACATGAATTTGATCACGTATTTCTCGGGAAATTTGATGGGGAAGTGAAAATAAATCCCGAAGAGGCGGAAGATTTCAAATGGATTTCCCCGGCTGCTTTGCGTGAGGATGTAAAGAAAAATCCCGGTACTTATACCTATTGGTTTCGAATTGCTTTCGAGAGAACAATCAGATTTTTAAAATAG